One genomic segment of Panicum virgatum strain AP13 chromosome 2N, P.virgatum_v5, whole genome shotgun sequence includes these proteins:
- the LOC120660156 gene encoding holotricin-3-like — translation MGKQKIVLKLPLDDERKKRKAFKAAVGMNGVTSATMEGDKIIVIGDGVDPITLTTMLRRSLGYAELLSVSSGDDKKKGDGYGYGGGMMYGGGGGMGYGGGFGGGKEGKDGKEGKESGGKGSGGGGYGQYQAVAPVSYPAYHQYNAMPSYPVYSYPAYPQQEQDPGCSIM, via the exons ATGGGCAAG CAAAAGATTGTGCTCAAGTTGCCCCTGGATgacgagaggaagaagaggaaggcctTCAAGGCAGCCGTTGGCATGAATG GTGTGACATCCGCCACGATGGAGGGCGACAAGATCATCGTGATCGGCGACGGCGTGGACCCGATCACGCTGACCACGATGCTCCGGCGCAGCCTAGGCTACGCGGAGCTGCTCAGCGTCAGCTCCGGcgatgacaagaagaagggAGACGGATacggctacggcggcggcatgatgtacggtggcggcggtggcatgGGTTACGGTGGcggcttcggtggtggcaagGAGGGAAAAGATGGAAAGGAGGGCAAGGAGAGCGGCGGCAAGggcagtggcggcggtggctacGGCCAGTAccaggcggtggcgccggtcTCGTACCCTGCCTATCATCAGTACAACGCGATGCCGTCCTATCCCGTCTACTCCTACCCTGCTTACCCGCAGCAAGAACAGGATCCTGGATGCAGTATAATGTAA